In Bacillus sp. FJAT-45037, the following are encoded in one genomic region:
- a CDS encoding RDD family protein yields the protein MDQVMISRGSRPRNRRLLQERQEMQERQGVKEQEQVARQVQPLPVRYAGFWMRLWAFSLDSLILLCIRWLLLGPILNLTDIRYTLGSMYSVIDLFVSALFFFVYFALMTKYYGATLGKMVFGLKVVTRDGALLSWRATIFREGVGRVLHQSFALLYVLYITVAFTSKKQGLHDMVANSYVIHEHDREDDKLA from the coding sequence CAAGAGCGACAAGAGATGCAAGAAAGACAAGGAGTGAAAGAACAGGAACAAGTAGCGAGACAGGTTCAACCTTTACCAGTGCGCTATGCGGGGTTTTGGATGAGACTTTGGGCGTTTAGTTTAGATAGCCTGATTCTCTTATGTATTCGTTGGCTCTTACTTGGACCGATCTTGAATTTAACAGATATTCGTTATACCCTCGGATCGATGTATAGTGTGATTGATTTATTTGTTTCAGCGCTATTTTTCTTTGTCTATTTTGCGCTTATGACGAAATATTATGGAGCAACACTTGGAAAAATGGTGTTTGGTTTAAAAGTGGTAACACGTGATGGCGCGTTACTGAGCTGGAGAGCGACGATCTTTCGTGAAGGCGTAGGAAGAGTCCTTCATCAGTCCTTTGCACTCTTATATGTACTCTATATTACAGTAGCCTTTACATCGAAAAAACAAGGATTACACGATATGGTTGCCAATTCATATGTCATTCATGAACACGACCGAGAAGACGATAAACTTGCCTAA
- the tpx gene encoding thiol peroxidase — translation MAKITFKQNPVTLLGKEVKVGAVAPDFKVLANDLSEVTLADTKGKVRLISVVPSIDTGVCDQQTRKFNEEAASLGNVEVLTVSVDLPFAQKRWCAAAGIENVQTLSDHRDLSFGQAFGVAIEELRLLARSVFVIDSNDVVTYAEYVSEATNHPDYEAAINAAKEAK, via the coding sequence ATGGCGAAAATTACATTTAAACAAAACCCTGTTACTTTACTTGGTAAAGAAGTAAAGGTGGGAGCAGTAGCACCAGATTTTAAGGTGTTAGCAAATGATTTATCTGAAGTAACGTTAGCTGATACAAAAGGCAAGGTTCGTTTAATTAGCGTCGTTCCATCGATCGATACTGGAGTATGTGACCAGCAAACACGTAAGTTCAATGAAGAAGCAGCTTCACTTGGCAATGTGGAAGTTTTAACGGTTAGCGTTGATTTACCATTTGCACAAAAGCGTTGGTGTGCAGCGGCAGGAATTGAAAATGTTCAAACATTATCAGATCACCGTGACTTATCGTTTGGACAAGCGTTTGGTGTGGCCATCGAAGAGCTTCGTTTATTAGCTCGTTCTGTTTTCGTTATTGATTCTAATGACGTTGTAACATATGCTGAATATGTATCTGAGGCGACGAATCACCCAGATTACGAAGCGGCAATTAACGCTGCTAAAGAAGCAAAATAA
- a CDS encoding class I SAM-dependent methyltransferase — protein sequence MSIMNSKMEELFRCLDKGATLLEEKESFTYLEGLAEMGENLFQGDVVQVVTQEVKDQLRDLIQEVSLEELSKEDIRKAYQLTVLKGMKGATQPNHSMTPDAVCLFLSYLVNKVTASKKEGYSMLDLAAGSGNLATALLNQSANPAKGFGFEVDETLLKLAFVSSNLQEIEMELFHKDSIEPIEFPEVDLIVTDLPIGYYPHDTIAKEYDLKADEGHSYIHHLMIERGINRVKEGGFLFFVIPNFLFESEQAPKLHAYLKEHTSIHGLLQLPKTMFTSEKHGKSILMLQKQGKDVKQPKQALLAELPSFGKKDALSDMMNQINKWFEKELGL from the coding sequence ATGAGTATAATGAATTCGAAAATGGAAGAGCTCTTTCGATGTTTGGACAAAGGAGCTACTTTGCTTGAGGAGAAAGAGTCGTTTACCTATCTTGAAGGTTTAGCTGAAATGGGAGAGAACCTATTCCAAGGAGACGTTGTTCAAGTAGTTACTCAAGAAGTAAAAGACCAACTACGTGATCTCATTCAAGAGGTGTCCCTTGAAGAGCTATCAAAAGAGGATATCCGCAAAGCCTATCAATTAACAGTATTAAAAGGGATGAAAGGCGCAACTCAGCCGAATCATTCGATGACCCCAGATGCTGTATGCCTATTCTTAAGTTACTTAGTGAATAAAGTCACAGCTAGTAAAAAAGAGGGCTATTCGATGCTTGATTTAGCCGCTGGTTCTGGAAATCTTGCAACAGCTTTGTTAAACCAATCAGCCAACCCGGCAAAAGGCTTCGGATTCGAAGTCGATGAAACGTTATTAAAACTGGCATTTGTCAGCTCGAACTTGCAAGAAATTGAAATGGAGTTGTTCCACAAGGACAGTATAGAGCCAATTGAATTTCCTGAGGTCGACCTTATCGTCACGGACCTACCCATCGGTTATTACCCACATGACACTATTGCAAAAGAGTATGATTTAAAAGCTGATGAGGGGCACTCTTACATTCATCACTTGATGATTGAGCGAGGTATTAATCGTGTGAAAGAGGGTGGCTTCTTATTTTTTGTCATCCCTAATTTCTTATTTGAAAGTGAGCAAGCTCCGAAGCTTCATGCCTACTTAAAGGAGCATACGAGCATACATGGGTTGCTCCAATTACCGAAAACGATGTTTACATCAGAAAAGCATGGAAAAAGTATTTTAATGCTTCAAAAACAAGGAAAAGATGTGAAGCAACCTAAGCAAGCGTTATTAGCTGAATTGCCTTCATTTGGAAAAAAAGATGCATTGAGTGACATGATGAACCAGATCAATAAATGGTTTGAAAAAGAGCTAGGACTATAG
- the ytfJ gene encoding GerW family sporulation protein, with protein sequence MSDHPIQGLMKTAMENLKEMVDVNTIIGDPVETPDGSVIMPVSKVGFGFAAGGSEFVIEQHRPSSSEGHADKHPFGGGSGGGVSITPIAFLVVGSSGVKMVHLDSSTHLYEKLLDFAPQVVDKIQQMMKMDTTQKETHQTHTPNTQYQQRQDQPPI encoded by the coding sequence ATGTCTGATCATCCGATTCAAGGGTTAATGAAGACAGCTATGGAGAATTTGAAAGAAATGGTCGATGTAAACACGATCATCGGTGACCCTGTAGAAACCCCTGATGGGAGCGTTATTATGCCTGTCTCTAAAGTGGGCTTCGGGTTTGCTGCTGGTGGTAGTGAATTTGTGATCGAGCAACATCGTCCATCTAGCTCAGAAGGTCATGCGGATAAGCACCCGTTTGGTGGCGGTAGCGGTGGTGGTGTATCAATTACCCCAATTGCATTTTTAGTAGTAGGAAGTTCGGGTGTGAAAATGGTCCATCTGGATAGTAGTACACATCTTTATGAAAAACTTCTCGATTTTGCCCCTCAAGTCGTAGACAAGATTCAACAAATGATGAAGATGGATACGACACAAAAAGAAACCCATCAAACACATACACCGAATACCCAGTATCAACAGCGACAAGATCAACCACCAATTTAA
- a CDS encoding DUF2953 domain-containing protein, giving the protein MIWFLSIVGCLLALMILLFITKVKVDITYKHIKDDDLLEVAVHVWWMRVYTFEAPLIKINEESPAIVVEEEESVGGHKTKKDKKITVQTIMHDIHLAERWFRHIIGLNRIIRRFCRHIHLYRFHWYSEIGIGDAATTGSVTGLLWALKGSFYGLIANHVKVHRMPDLSITPHFQGMISRTYFSCMFTFRIGHAIFVGLLIVMHWRRRPKSNTGPSVEQSM; this is encoded by the coding sequence ATGATTTGGTTTCTTAGTATCGTAGGATGTTTGCTCGCACTCATGATTCTTTTGTTTATCACGAAGGTGAAAGTCGACATCACCTACAAACATATAAAGGATGATGATTTACTTGAGGTAGCCGTGCATGTATGGTGGATGAGAGTGTATACCTTTGAAGCCCCGTTAATAAAAATTAATGAAGAATCTCCTGCCATTGTGGTTGAGGAAGAGGAGAGTGTGGGAGGACATAAAACAAAGAAAGATAAAAAAATCACTGTGCAAACGATTATGCATGACATTCACTTAGCGGAAAGATGGTTTCGACATATCATTGGCTTAAACCGAATCATTAGACGTTTTTGTAGACATATTCACCTGTACCGATTTCATTGGTACTCAGAAATTGGCATAGGCGATGCTGCTACAACAGGTTCAGTGACGGGTCTGTTATGGGCACTAAAGGGATCATTCTACGGATTGATTGCCAATCATGTAAAGGTACATAGGATGCCAGATCTCTCTATTACCCCTCATTTTCAAGGAATGATTTCTCGTACCTATTTTTCTTGCATGTTTACGTTTCGGATCGGGCATGCTATTTTTGTAGGTCTTTTGATCGTTATGCATTGGAGACGTAGGCCTAAGTCGAATACAGGTCCATCCGTCGAGCAAAGCATGTAA